A DNA window from Halostella litorea contains the following coding sequences:
- a CDS encoding mandelate racemase/muconate lactonizing enzyme family protein: MSDVSITGVETYLVANPWKPWVFVELETDAGVTGIAEATTHDKPRTVAKALDEMSDFFVGKDPFDTEQIWLEMYRDEWFSKNVINTTVCSAVDMACWDIKGKLLDKPVYELLGGSVHGDELRAYANGWYTDTQGEPEGFAEAAERVVDDGYDAMKFDPFGTAWQSMPKKDVNHAVDIVRAVREAVGPDVDLLIECHGRFSAGQAVDIARKLDEFDPTWYEEPCPPDSINSLREVAAKSPIPVATGERHMTKHEFYELVTRTDVDVLQPDLMNTGGITEGKKIAGLAEADHVDIAPHNPQGPVAGAIYSHFCTSVPNFRIQEMFQTYDVDWVDDLLVDPLEVEDGYVQLPEGPGYGIELNHDVIEEHAYTEDKVHTINLFEKDWEKREVDRR, from the coding sequence ATGTCAGATGTAAGTATCACCGGCGTCGAGACCTATCTCGTCGCCAACCCGTGGAAGCCGTGGGTGTTCGTCGAACTCGAGACGGACGCCGGGGTGACCGGGATCGCCGAGGCGACGACACACGACAAGCCACGCACCGTCGCGAAGGCGCTCGATGAGATGTCCGACTTCTTCGTCGGGAAGGACCCCTTCGACACGGAGCAGATCTGGCTGGAGATGTACCGCGACGAGTGGTTCTCGAAGAACGTCATCAACACCACCGTCTGCTCGGCCGTCGACATGGCCTGCTGGGACATCAAGGGGAAGCTGCTGGACAAGCCGGTGTACGAGCTGCTCGGCGGCTCCGTCCACGGCGACGAACTCCGCGCGTACGCGAACGGCTGGTACACGGACACCCAGGGAGAGCCCGAGGGGTTCGCCGAGGCCGCCGAACGCGTCGTCGACGACGGCTACGACGCGATGAAGTTCGACCCGTTCGGCACCGCCTGGCAGTCGATGCCGAAGAAGGACGTCAACCACGCGGTCGACATCGTCCGCGCGGTCCGCGAGGCCGTCGGCCCCGACGTCGACCTGCTCATCGAGTGTCACGGCCGGTTCTCGGCCGGACAGGCGGTCGACATCGCGCGGAAGCTCGACGAGTTCGACCCCACCTGGTACGAGGAGCCGTGCCCGCCGGACTCGATCAACAGCCTGCGTGAGGTCGCGGCCAAGTCGCCGATCCCGGTCGCGACCGGCGAGCGCCACATGACCAAACACGAGTTCTACGAGCTGGTCACGCGGACGGACGTCGACGTCCTCCAGCCCGACCTGATGAACACCGGCGGGATCACCGAGGGGAAGAAGATCGCCGGGCTCGCGGAGGCCGACCACGTCGACATCGCCCCGCACAACCCGCAGGGGCCGGTCGCGGGAGCGATCTACTCCCACTTCTGTACCTCGGTCCCGAACTTCCGGATCCAGGAGATGTTCCAGACGTACGACGTCGACTGGGTCGACGACCTGCTCGTCGATCCGCTGGAGGTCGAGGACGGCTACGTCCAGCTGCCCGAGGGGCCGGGCTACGGCATCGAACTCAACCACGACGTCATCGAGGAACACGCCTACACCGAGGACAAGGTCCACACCATCAACCTCTTCGAGAAGGACTGGGAGAAACGCGAAGTCGACAGGCGGTAA
- a CDS encoding IclR family transcriptional regulator, which produces MATQDAPVGSVQTTVTIIQALRDLESTGVSELADHLDLPTSTVFDHLRTLETNGFVVSDGDGYRIGTRFLEIGGYARKQDPVYKVAEPEIQKVAHQTGEHANLVIEEFGKGVFYAKAEGEDAFQLDTHVGKQVHLSTTSAGKAILAEFTDEEIHAILDEHGLPEITEHTITDRDRLFEEIAECRERGFATDDEERIPGVRCVGAAITDDDGDVLGAVSVSGPKSGMQDERFHDAIPDLVLRTANVIEVNMKYR; this is translated from the coding sequence ATGGCAACACAGGACGCGCCGGTCGGGTCGGTTCAGACGACGGTGACGATCATCCAGGCGCTCCGCGACCTGGAGAGCACCGGCGTCTCCGAGCTCGCCGACCACCTCGACCTCCCGACGAGCACGGTGTTCGACCACCTCCGGACGCTGGAGACCAACGGGTTCGTAGTCAGCGACGGCGACGGCTACCGGATCGGCACCCGCTTCCTGGAGATCGGGGGGTACGCCCGGAAGCAGGATCCGGTGTACAAGGTGGCCGAGCCGGAGATCCAGAAGGTCGCACACCAGACCGGCGAGCACGCGAACCTCGTTATCGAGGAGTTCGGTAAGGGGGTGTTCTACGCCAAGGCCGAGGGCGAGGACGCGTTCCAGCTCGACACCCACGTCGGCAAGCAGGTCCACCTCTCGACGACGTCGGCGGGCAAGGCGATCCTGGCCGAGTTCACGGACGAGGAGATCCACGCGATTCTCGACGAGCACGGCCTGCCGGAGATCACCGAGCACACGATCACCGACCGCGACCGCCTCTTCGAGGAGATAGCGGAGTGCCGCGAGCGCGGGTTCGCCACCGACGACGAGGAGCGCATCCCGGGCGTGCGCTGTGTCGGCGCGGCGATCACCGACGACGACGGCGACGTGCTCGGCGCGGTCAGCGTCTCCGGCCCGAAAAGCGGCATGCAGGACGAGCGGTTCCACGACGCGATCCCCGACCTCGTGCTCCGGACCGCGAACGTCATCGAGGTCAACATGAAGTACCGGTGA
- a CDS encoding MBL fold metallo-hydrolase: MREPEATTIAPGITRVETVIDGKRHGYHVLDGADGPVLVDPGVVDAPTTVYEPYLDSEGWDLSDVSLAVVTHADADHHGGNRTLRDHAPGVTLAAHEADVALMESVDAIMRERYGMFADDHGVAYDDETREWLREMMGPDDRIDIGLRGGERIALADRDVELLHTPGHTRGHLVVYDPEYDVVVGGDPAFGRGVFTVDGEYIQPPPYYLCPEYENTVELLRALSLDTLSLTHYEPFEGAAVESFLDESLAFASELDALALDLVAEDGPITLREAIDGVVERRGSYGLDVDLAYPLSGHLAARVERGDVARTTKDGRPAWREA; encoded by the coding sequence ATGCGAGAACCGGAAGCCACGACGATAGCGCCCGGAATCACCCGCGTCGAGACGGTCATCGACGGGAAACGCCACGGCTACCACGTGCTCGACGGGGCCGACGGGCCGGTCCTGGTCGACCCGGGCGTCGTCGACGCGCCGACGACGGTGTACGAACCGTACCTCGACAGCGAGGGATGGGATCTGTCGGACGTGTCCCTGGCCGTCGTCACGCACGCCGACGCCGACCACCACGGCGGAAACCGGACGCTCCGGGACCACGCGCCCGGGGTCACGCTCGCCGCACACGAGGCCGACGTCGCCCTGATGGAGAGCGTCGACGCCATCATGCGCGAGCGCTACGGCATGTTCGCCGACGACCACGGCGTCGCGTACGACGACGAGACGCGCGAGTGGCTTCGGGAGATGATGGGCCCGGACGATCGGATCGACATCGGCCTCCGCGGCGGGGAACGGATCGCCCTCGCCGACCGCGACGTCGAACTGCTCCATACGCCCGGGCACACACGCGGACACCTCGTGGTCTACGACCCGGAGTACGACGTCGTGGTGGGGGGCGACCCGGCGTTCGGCCGGGGCGTGTTCACCGTCGACGGCGAGTACATCCAGCCGCCGCCGTACTACCTGTGCCCCGAGTACGAGAACACGGTCGAGTTGCTGCGCGCGCTGTCGCTCGACACGCTGTCGCTGACTCACTACGAGCCCTTCGAGGGGGCCGCCGTCGAGTCGTTCCTCGACGAGTCGCTCGCCTTCGCGTCGGAACTGGACGCGCTGGCGCTTGACCTCGTCGCGGAGGACGGCCCGATCACGCTCCGTGAGGCGATTGACGGCGTGGTGGAACGCCGGGGGAGCTACGGCCTGGACGTCGACCTGGCGTACCCGCTGTCGGGGCATCTCGCGGCCCGCGTCGAGCGCGGCGACGTGGCGCGGACGACGAAGGACGGCCGGCCGGCGTGGCGGGAGGCGTGA
- a CDS encoding phosphoenolpyruvate carboxykinase (ATP): MTDATEWPMPDTYPDPEAADHVTYNPSLEALREFSAPLETTTEYGSPAYTSEYRSRSADRTANAVDDSFDGADLSVFEAGVDWVSDPDNDVVCVDRVVGRHPDASHVCRLYLPKEYGRIALAWAKLLEPSDGGEPDFVTVQLPDAREEPVIRVLPDAGLTTVLGSDYTGEAKKSFLRLFMLRAKQRGGLGLHAGSKRVTLDDGDGRREVGQLFLGLSGTGKSTLTSHGLRLDDPEGVEMIQDDVCALLPSGTVAGSEGGGLYIKTIGLEADEQPQLHGAATDGSAVLENVAVDDDGTVHFDEPRHGRNARAVVRREVLASASDDVDLPDVDQVFFITRNPLMPPIARLDSEQAAVAFMLGESVETSAGDPSRAGEAIRVVGTNPFIVGSEGAEGNRFRDLIAELDVECYVINTGVVGTDDPLDVGVEETVAILEGVARGSIEWETDPALGLTVPTDVPGIDVDAYDVPDRVDDFESARAALREERLAYLDRFDDLDEAILDAAY; this comes from the coding sequence ATGACAGACGCCACTGAGTGGCCGATGCCGGACACGTATCCGGACCCGGAGGCGGCCGACCACGTCACGTACAACCCGTCGCTGGAGGCGCTTCGGGAGTTCTCGGCCCCGCTAGAGACGACGACCGAGTACGGGTCGCCGGCCTACACCAGCGAGTACCGCTCGCGGAGCGCCGACCGGACCGCGAACGCCGTCGACGACTCCTTCGACGGGGCGGACCTTTCGGTCTTCGAGGCGGGCGTAGACTGGGTGTCGGACCCGGACAACGACGTGGTCTGTGTCGACCGCGTCGTCGGGCGACACCCGGACGCCTCCCACGTCTGCCGGCTCTACCTCCCGAAGGAGTACGGCCGCATCGCCCTCGCGTGGGCGAAGCTCCTCGAACCGTCGGACGGCGGCGAACCGGACTTCGTCACGGTCCAGCTTCCCGACGCGAGGGAGGAGCCGGTCATTCGGGTGCTCCCCGACGCTGGCCTGACGACGGTGCTGGGCAGCGACTACACGGGGGAGGCCAAGAAGTCGTTCCTCCGGCTGTTCATGCTCCGTGCGAAACAGCGGGGCGGGCTGGGCCTCCACGCCGGCAGCAAACGGGTCACCCTAGACGACGGGGACGGCCGCCGCGAAGTGGGCCAGTTGTTCCTCGGCCTCTCCGGGACGGGGAAGTCGACGCTGACCAGCCACGGCCTCCGACTGGACGACCCCGAGGGCGTGGAGATGATCCAGGACGACGTCTGTGCGCTCCTGCCCTCCGGGACGGTCGCCGGCAGCGAGGGCGGCGGCCTGTACATCAAGACCATCGGGCTGGAGGCCGACGAACAGCCGCAACTGCACGGGGCGGCCACCGACGGGAGCGCGGTGCTTGAGAACGTCGCCGTCGACGACGACGGCACCGTCCACTTCGACGAGCCGCGCCATGGCCGCAACGCGCGGGCGGTCGTCCGCCGAGAGGTGCTGGCGAGCGCGTCCGACGACGTCGACCTGCCCGACGTCGACCAGGTGTTTTTCATCACGCGCAACCCGCTGATGCCGCCGATCGCCCGTCTCGACAGCGAGCAGGCGGCGGTCGCGTTCATGCTCGGCGAGTCGGTCGAGACGAGCGCCGGCGACCCCTCGCGGGCCGGGGAGGCGATCCGCGTCGTCGGCACGAACCCCTTCATCGTCGGCTCCGAGGGCGCGGAGGGCAACCGGTTCCGCGACCTCATCGCCGAACTCGACGTCGAGTGTTACGTCATCAACACGGGCGTCGTCGGCACGGACGACCCCCTCGACGTGGGCGTCGAGGAGACCGTCGCCATCCTCGAAGGCGTCGCCCGGGGGAGCATCGAGTGGGAGACCGACCCGGCGCTCGGGCTGACGGTGCCGACCGACGTGCCGGGCATCGACGTCGACGCGTACGACGTGCCTGACCGCGTCGACGACTTCGAGTCCGCGCGGGCGGCGCTCCGCGAGGAACGGCTGGCCTACCTCGACCGGTTCGACGACCTCGACGAGGCCATCCTCGACGCGGCGTACTGA
- a CDS encoding two-component system sensor histidine kinase NtrB gives MNPGSLPDDYEGFYRTLVENAAEGMLTIDEESRIVYANPAVEDILGYAPDELVGSSKMKIIPERLRQTHADALAAYVRTGERNIDWDGIELPALHKEGHEVPTLISLREHEHGGDQYFTGIIRDITERRRRESELHDQKERLDEFADLLAHDIRNPLSVAQGYTELAQEEHDVPEIDRAAEALDRIDTLVEDVLTLSKEGQSIGATEPVDVEACVRESWRTAETRRAELVVEPGLGTVEADRSRLRDIFANVFRNAVEHGGGDVTVRVGPLPNGGLFIEDDGPGIPEPARGDVFEHGYSTREDGTGYGLSIVARIAKAHGWEVTVAESETGGARFEIRGAEFPTDTPQ, from the coding sequence ATGAATCCGGGATCGCTACCGGACGACTACGAGGGGTTCTATCGAACCCTCGTGGAAAACGCCGCGGAAGGGATGCTGACGATCGACGAGGAGAGCCGGATCGTCTACGCGAACCCCGCCGTCGAGGACATTCTCGGCTACGCGCCCGACGAACTGGTCGGGAGTTCGAAGATGAAGATCATCCCGGAGCGGCTCCGGCAGACACATGCAGACGCGCTGGCAGCGTACGTCCGAACCGGCGAGCGAAACATCGACTGGGACGGGATCGAGCTCCCGGCGCTGCACAAGGAGGGCCACGAGGTGCCGACGCTGATCAGCCTCCGGGAGCACGAACACGGCGGCGACCAATACTTCACCGGGATCATCCGGGACATCACGGAGCGTCGCCGCCGGGAAAGCGAACTCCACGACCAGAAGGAACGCCTCGACGAGTTCGCGGACCTTTTGGCACACGACATCAGAAATCCGCTCTCGGTCGCACAGGGGTACACGGAACTGGCCCAGGAGGAACACGACGTTCCGGAGATAGACCGGGCCGCCGAGGCGCTCGACCGGATCGACACGCTCGTCGAGGACGTGTTGACCCTCTCGAAGGAGGGCCAGTCCATCGGCGCGACCGAGCCCGTCGACGTGGAAGCGTGCGTCCGCGAATCGTGGCGGACCGCCGAAACGCGTCGGGCGGAACTGGTCGTCGAACCCGGCCTCGGGACGGTCGAGGCCGACCGGAGCAGGTTGCGGGACATCTTCGCCAACGTGTTCCGCAACGCGGTCGAACACGGCGGCGGCGACGTCACGGTTCGCGTCGGGCCGCTCCCGAACGGTGGGCTGTTCATCGAGGACGACGGGCCGGGCATCCCCGAACCGGCCCGGGGCGACGTGTTCGAGCACGGGTACTCGACGCGCGAGGACGGCACGGGGTACGGGCTCTCTATCGTCGCCCGGATCGCGAAAGCCCACGGCTGGGAGGTCACGGTCGCCGAGAGCGAGACGGGCGGGGCGCGCTTCGAGATCCGGGGAGCGGAATTTCCGACCGATACACCCCAGTAA
- a CDS encoding Rid family detoxifying hydrolase, with protein MSDTERVRTDDAPSTDNPYSQGVRAGDTLYVSGFGPVDPDTGEEVEGSIEAQTDRVLDNLAAVVTAAGGDGLSDVVKVTVYVADMDDYDRVNEAYGARFPGDPPARVCVEVARLPGDVRVELDAVAYLG; from the coding sequence ATGAGCGACACCGAACGCGTCCGCACGGACGACGCACCGAGCACCGACAACCCCTACTCGCAGGGGGTCCGCGCCGGCGACACGCTGTACGTCTCCGGCTTCGGCCCGGTCGACCCCGACACGGGCGAGGAGGTCGAAGGGAGCATCGAGGCACAGACCGACCGCGTGCTCGACAACCTGGCCGCGGTGGTGACCGCGGCGGGCGGCGACGGCCTGAGCGACGTCGTGAAGGTGACCGTCTACGTCGCCGACATGGACGACTACGACCGCGTCAACGAGGCCTACGGCGCGCGGTTCCCGGGTGACCCCCCGGCGCGGGTCTGCGTCGAGGTCGCTCGGCTCCCGGGCGACGTGCGCGTCGAACTCGACGCCGTCGCGTACCTCGGGTAG
- a CDS encoding aspartate aminotransferase family protein, whose product MTAGPPITELHYDDAPNVGSVPGPESRKLLQRQREIDSSAVAYPEDIPVAFEEGKGATVRDADGNTYIDMFAGIGVLNVGHANPYVLEAVHEQADKLVHTVDFPSEARLDLIEKLNEIAPAGLRDNNRVVFGGPTGSDAVEASIKLAKYNTGGDGLIAFRGSYHGATSGAMSVTSNKGFKDDYTPLLPDVVHAPYPFPFRQGKESDAAVEHALEEVKAIVEDPYGGLANPAGIFVEPIQGEGGVVTPPEGFLQGLRDIADDNDLPLMFDEIQSGMGRTGEWWACDWEGVTPDVMTSAKALGGTGFPLSATMYREELDTWGSGDHAGTYRGHVVAMRAGTRTIEYVQEHDLLAHARELGDHIRDRLREIGEGTDRLGEVRGRGLFIGAEFVDDEGVPDGDAVDAIQQYCFEHGVLVWTAGRHGNVLRLLPPLVLTRELADTALDVIADAVAHATDGGSGA is encoded by the coding sequence ATGACGGCAGGACCGCCGATAACGGAGCTACACTACGACGACGCACCGAACGTCGGGAGCGTGCCCGGCCCCGAGTCCCGGAAACTGCTCCAGCGCCAGCGCGAGATAGACAGCAGCGCGGTCGCGTACCCCGAGGACATCCCCGTCGCGTTCGAGGAGGGGAAGGGCGCGACGGTTCGTGACGCCGACGGCAACACGTACATCGACATGTTCGCGGGCATCGGCGTGCTGAACGTCGGCCACGCGAACCCGTACGTGCTGGAGGCCGTCCACGAGCAGGCCGACAAGCTGGTTCACACGGTCGACTTCCCGAGCGAGGCCCGGCTCGACCTCATCGAGAAGCTGAACGAGATCGCGCCCGCGGGCCTGCGGGACAACAACCGGGTCGTGTTCGGCGGCCCGACCGGCAGCGACGCGGTCGAGGCCTCGATCAAGCTCGCGAAGTACAACACCGGCGGCGACGGGCTGATCGCCTTCCGCGGGTCGTACCACGGGGCGACCTCCGGCGCGATGAGCGTCACGTCGAACAAGGGGTTCAAGGACGACTACACCCCCCTGCTCCCCGACGTGGTGCACGCGCCGTACCCCTTCCCGTTCCGGCAGGGGAAGGAGTCGGACGCCGCGGTCGAACACGCGCTGGAGGAAGTCAAGGCCATCGTCGAGGACCCGTACGGCGGCCTCGCCAATCCCGCGGGCATCTTCGTCGAGCCGATCCAGGGCGAGGGCGGCGTAGTGACGCCGCCGGAGGGGTTCCTGCAGGGGCTGCGCGACATCGCCGACGACAACGACCTCCCGCTGATGTTCGACGAGATCCAGAGCGGGATGGGCCGCACCGGCGAGTGGTGGGCCTGCGACTGGGAGGGCGTCACGCCGGACGTGATGACCTCCGCGAAGGCGCTCGGCGGCACCGGCTTCCCGCTGTCCGCGACGATGTACCGCGAGGAACTGGACACCTGGGGGTCGGGCGACCACGCCGGCACCTACCGCGGCCACGTCGTCGCGATGCGGGCCGGCACCCGCACCATCGAGTACGTCCAGGAGCACGACCTGCTCGCCCACGCCCGCGAACTCGGCGACCACATCCGCGACCGCCTGCGGGAGATCGGCGAGGGGACCGACCGCCTCGGCGAAGTGCGCGGCCGCGGGCTGTTCATCGGCGCGGAGTTCGTCGACGACGAGGGCGTGCCCGACGGCGACGCCGTCGACGCGATCCAGCAGTACTGCTTCGAGCACGGCGTCCTCGTCTGGACCGCCGGCCGCCACGGCAACGTGCTCCGCCTGCTCCCGCCGCTCGTGCTCACGCGCGAACTGGCCGACACCGCGCTCGACGTGATCGCCGACGCCGTCGCCCACGCGACCGACGGCGGGAGCGGTGCCTGA
- a CDS encoding CDGSH iron-sulfur domain-containing protein: MGRLVEHDATGPLKLDESDIDPEKGDIAVCLCGLSDEYPFCDGSHRGTRDEDADACYRYVDDGTARKAVERIVYADGDAEPVGDGSES, encoded by the coding sequence ATGGGACGGCTAGTGGAACACGACGCGACTGGCCCGCTGAAGCTCGACGAGTCGGACATCGACCCCGAAAAGGGCGACATCGCCGTCTGCCTGTGCGGGCTCTCCGACGAGTACCCGTTCTGCGACGGCTCCCACAGGGGGACGCGCGACGAGGACGCGGACGCCTGTTACCGGTACGTCGACGACGGCACGGCGCGGAAGGCGGTCGAGCGGATCGTCTACGCCGACGGCGACGCGGAACCGGTGGGTGACGGATCCGAGAGCTGA
- a CDS encoding thymidine kinase produces the protein MHEITNSGWVEVITGCMFSGKTEELLRRLRRAEIAGQEVAAFKPAVDDRYGDETVGTHNGRQWDATVVEPGEEARTIPDRLNGEQVVAIDEANFFSAELVDVCERLADDGRRVVVSGTDQTFRAEPFEPLPRLITLAEYVDKYQAICTQCGEPATRNQRLIDGDPAHVDDPTILVGAEESYEARCRSCHTLRTD, from the coding sequence ATGCACGAGATAACGAACAGCGGGTGGGTGGAGGTCATCACCGGCTGCATGTTCTCCGGGAAGACCGAGGAGCTCCTACGTCGGCTCCGGCGGGCCGAGATAGCCGGACAGGAGGTCGCGGCGTTCAAGCCCGCGGTGGACGACCGCTACGGCGACGAGACGGTCGGCACCCACAACGGCCGCCAGTGGGACGCGACGGTGGTCGAGCCCGGCGAGGAGGCCCGGACGATCCCCGACCGGCTCAACGGCGAACAGGTCGTCGCGATCGACGAGGCGAACTTCTTTTCTGCGGAACTGGTCGACGTCTGCGAGCGCCTCGCCGACGACGGCCGCCGCGTGGTCGTGTCCGGCACCGACCAGACATTCCGTGCGGAGCCGTTCGAACCGCTCCCGCGGCTCATCACCCTCGCAGAGTACGTCGACAAGTATCAGGCCATCTGTACCCAGTGTGGCGAGCCCGCGACCCGCAACCAGCGGCTCATCGACGGCGACCCCGCACACGTCGACGACCCGACGATCCTGGTCGGCGCGGAGGAGTCCTACGAGGCGCGCTGCCGGAGCTGTCACACCCTGCGGACCGACTGA
- a CDS encoding DUF7576 family protein, translated as MNADNEQENRDARPSSTPNATPGSAPSSERVVNRSIRVLLDSHSPHRCDNCGELIREGTQFRNVTVREASDELTDYSFCTEECLSATNV; from the coding sequence ATGAACGCCGACAACGAACAGGAGAACCGCGACGCACGACCGTCGTCGACGCCGAACGCGACGCCAGGCTCCGCTCCGTCCTCGGAGCGCGTAGTAAACCGATCGATCAGGGTACTGCTCGACTCGCACTCGCCCCACCGCTGTGACAACTGCGGCGAGTTGATACGCGAGGGAACCCAGTTCCGAAACGTCACGGTCCGCGAAGCCTCCGACGAACTCACCGACTACTCGTTCTGTACCGAGGAGTGCCTCTCCGCCACGAACGTGTAG
- a CDS encoding DoxX family protein, which produces MSSQEVSLESTVGGFTANGRLHTLSVWFILALRLMMGLAFLQSGADKVLSGSFSAAGYLQNSPPANGSPVADLFVSMGETPWFVDFVNVAVPWGEVLIGLGLIVGCLTRLAAFWGAFMMLLFYLGNWEVSHGYINGDFAYMLVFLSVAAFGAGRILGLDAYIEQYDVGGETLIERYPWARYFLG; this is translated from the coding sequence ATGTCATCCCAAGAGGTCAGCCTCGAAAGCACGGTGGGTGGATTCACGGCGAACGGCCGACTGCACACGCTCAGCGTCTGGTTCATCCTCGCGCTCCGGTTGATGATGGGGCTGGCGTTCCTCCAGAGCGGGGCCGACAAGGTGCTCTCCGGGAGTTTCAGCGCCGCCGGCTACCTCCAGAACTCGCCGCCGGCAAACGGCAGCCCGGTGGCGGACCTGTTCGTCTCGATGGGCGAGACGCCGTGGTTCGTCGACTTCGTCAACGTCGCCGTCCCGTGGGGTGAAGTCCTCATCGGCCTCGGCCTGATCGTCGGCTGTCTCACCCGACTGGCCGCGTTCTGGGGCGCGTTCATGATGCTGCTTTTCTACCTCGGGAACTGGGAGGTCAGCCACGGGTACATCAACGGCGACTTCGCGTACATGCTCGTGTTCCTGTCGGTCGCCGCCTTCGGTGCCGGCCGGATCCTCGGCCTTGACGCCTACATCGAACAGTACGACGTCGGCGGCGAGACGCTCATCGAACGGTACCCGTGGGCGCGGTACTTCCTGGGGTAG
- a CDS encoding PAS domain S-box protein, which yields MKGTDSPKDGGEDRAGMYRRLVEELHDVATVIDVDGTMTYVSPAVTRVLGYDPEELVGHTGYELVHHDDRARTAEAVEAVRANPEEPRTVEVRFRHADGTWRWVEATMRNRLDDEVIDGLLLSTRDISDRKERERKHRALAREYEELLNSAEDAIFLLDVEERDDGVRFEFERLNPAYERETGITTEAVRGKTPREVFGEADGAELEANYHRCIRAREPISYQEELRIDDGAKVWQTNLAPVVTDGEVSRLVGITRNVTERVERERELRRQNDRLDEFASVISHDLRNPLNVAQGRATLLKAETESEHIGPLVQSLDRMEAIVEDTLTLARQGDTIGDTEPVSLTDLAGKCWATVDADGASIEIVDDLTFRGDPDRLQHVFENLFRNAVEHGGPDVTVRVGRDGERGIYVEDDGPGIPVDRREEVFEPGHSSSSDGTGFGLTIVKRIAEAHGWTVSVTEGAEGGARFEFELPR from the coding sequence ATGAAAGGGACAGACAGCCCAAAGGACGGGGGCGAGGACCGTGCGGGCATGTATCGGCGGCTGGTCGAGGAGCTACACGACGTCGCCACGGTCATCGACGTCGACGGGACGATGACGTACGTCAGCCCCGCTGTCACGCGGGTTCTCGGCTACGACCCCGAAGAGCTGGTCGGCCACACCGGCTACGAGTTGGTCCACCACGACGACCGGGCCAGGACCGCGGAGGCGGTCGAAGCCGTCCGAGCGAACCCCGAGGAACCCCGCACCGTCGAGGTCCGGTTTCGGCACGCCGACGGCACCTGGCGCTGGGTCGAGGCCACGATGCGGAACCGGCTCGACGACGAGGTCATCGACGGGCTCCTGCTCAGCACCCGGGACATCTCCGACCGGAAGGAACGCGAGCGGAAACACCGCGCGCTCGCCCGGGAGTACGAGGAGTTGCTGAACAGCGCGGAGGACGCCATCTTCCTGCTCGACGTCGAGGAGCGCGACGACGGCGTCAGGTTCGAGTTCGAACGCCTCAACCCCGCCTACGAGCGCGAGACCGGGATCACGACCGAGGCGGTGCGCGGAAAGACGCCCCGGGAGGTGTTCGGCGAGGCGGACGGTGCGGAACTCGAAGCGAACTACCACCGGTGTATCAGGGCCCGCGAACCGATCTCGTACCAGGAGGAGCTACGGATAGACGACGGGGCCAAGGTCTGGCAGACGAACCTCGCGCCGGTGGTCACCGACGGCGAAGTCAGCCGCCTCGTTGGGATCACCCGGAACGTGACCGAGCGGGTCGAGCGGGAGCGGGAGCTACGCCGGCAGAACGACCGCCTCGACGAGTTCGCGAGCGTCATCTCACACGACCTGCGGAACCCGCTCAACGTCGCTCAGGGCCGGGCGACGCTCCTGAAGGCGGAGACGGAGAGCGAGCACATCGGCCCGCTCGTTCAGTCGCTCGACCGCATGGAAGCGATCGTCGAGGACACCCTGACGCTCGCCCGGCAGGGCGACACGATAGGCGACACCGAACCGGTCAGTTTGACCGACCTCGCCGGGAAGTGCTGGGCGACGGTGGACGCCGACGGCGCGAGCATCGAGATAGTCGACGACCTGACGTTCCGGGGCGACCCCGACCGGTTACAGCACGTGTTCGAGAACCTGTTCCGCAACGCCGTGGAGCACGGCGGCCCGGACGTGACCGTTCGCGTCGGCCGTGACGGCGAACGCGGGATCTACGTCGAGGACGACGGGCCGGGTATCCCGGTGGACAGGCGCGAGGAGGTGTTCGAACCGGGCCACTCGTCGTCGAGCGACGGCACGGGGTTCGGGTTGACCATCGTCAAGCGTATCGCGGAGGCCCACGGCTGGACCGTGTCCGTGACCGAGGGAGCGGAGGGCGGCGCGCGGTTCGAGTTCGAACTTCCGCGTTGA